A single genomic interval of Haloterrigena salifodinae harbors:
- a CDS encoding DUF371 domain-containing protein, translated as MEEVIRASGHENVSAEHASTFEVTTDDYLTPAGDCILAVEADRAPADFDPEFVEACRDREATIAFTIDAGGCTETVEGRGDPDLEFTNERSAVGRTSDYADDRTIMNGAEFAAEGFDRELVDALADGAEVTVTISVE; from the coding sequence ATGGAAGAAGTCATCCGCGCCAGCGGTCACGAGAACGTCTCCGCGGAGCACGCGAGCACGTTCGAGGTAACGACCGACGACTATCTCACTCCCGCTGGGGACTGCATCCTCGCCGTTGAGGCCGACCGTGCGCCCGCTGACTTCGATCCCGAGTTCGTCGAGGCCTGCCGGGACCGCGAGGCCACGATCGCGTTCACGATCGACGCAGGCGGCTGTACGGAGACCGTCGAGGGGCGCGGCGATCCCGACCTCGAATTCACCAACGAGCGCAGCGCAGTCGGACGGACGAGCGACTACGCCGACGACCGGACGATCATGAACGGCGCCGAGTTCGCGGCCGAGGGGTTCGACCGCGAACTCGTCGACGCGCTGGCCGACGGCGCCGAGGTAACGGTGACGATCAGCGTCGAGTGA
- a CDS encoding alkaline phosphatase family protein produces MGLFDRLRGDDAPRVAFIGVDGVPYSLLSENEELFPNFAAIADEGTAGEISSIVPPESSACWPSLTTGVNPGETGVYGFQDREVGTYDTYVPMGREVQADRVWDRVQEDGRKATVMNVPVTFPPQRNVQRMVSGFLSPGLEKAAYPDDVRDYLETLDYRIDVNPKLGHQEDKSEFIEDAHATVDARFEAFKHYIEEDDWDLFFGVFMTTDRVNHFLFKDYERDGEYKDEFIEFYQKVDDYIGRLRDALPEDVTMIVASDHGFTSLDYEVHFNEWLREEGWLSFKTDDPEELGDIADDTKAYSFIPGRFYINLEGREPRGSVPEDEYDEVRDQLKADLEALEGPNGNKVVERVVEKEEAFRGDHDDIAPDLVAIPNKGFDLKSGFKADSDIFTSGPRNGMHSFDNTSLYMDTPEATIGDADLFDITPTILDLLEVDYGRGEFDGASLL; encoded by the coding sequence ATGGGTCTGTTCGATCGACTGCGGGGCGACGATGCCCCCCGTGTCGCGTTTATTGGGGTCGATGGCGTGCCGTATAGTCTCCTCTCGGAGAACGAAGAACTGTTCCCGAACTTCGCCGCGATCGCCGACGAAGGGACGGCCGGCGAGATCTCGAGCATCGTTCCGCCCGAGTCCAGCGCCTGCTGGCCGTCGCTGACGACCGGGGTCAACCCCGGAGAGACCGGCGTCTACGGCTTTCAGGACCGCGAGGTCGGCACCTACGACACCTACGTCCCGATGGGACGTGAGGTCCAGGCCGACCGCGTCTGGGACCGCGTCCAGGAGGACGGCCGTAAGGCGACGGTGATGAACGTTCCCGTCACCTTCCCGCCCCAGCGCAACGTCCAGCGGATGGTCTCCGGATTCCTCTCGCCCGGGCTGGAGAAGGCGGCCTACCCTGACGACGTCCGCGACTATCTCGAGACGCTGGACTACCGGATCGACGTCAATCCGAAACTCGGCCACCAAGAGGACAAATCGGAGTTCATCGAGGACGCCCACGCGACGGTCGACGCGCGCTTCGAGGCCTTCAAACACTACATCGAGGAGGACGACTGGGACCTCTTCTTCGGCGTCTTCATGACGACCGACCGGGTCAACCACTTCCTCTTTAAGGACTACGAGCGCGACGGCGAGTACAAGGACGAGTTCATCGAGTTCTACCAGAAGGTCGACGACTACATCGGTCGACTCCGCGACGCGCTGCCCGAGGACGTCACCATGATCGTCGCCTCCGACCACGGCTTCACCAGCCTCGACTACGAGGTGCACTTCAACGAGTGGCTCCGGGAGGAGGGCTGGCTCTCCTTCAAGACCGACGACCCCGAGGAACTGGGCGATATCGCCGACGATACCAAGGCCTACTCGTTCATCCCGGGTCGGTTCTACATCAACCTCGAGGGCCGGGAACCGCGCGGTTCCGTCCCCGAGGACGAGTACGACGAGGTTCGCGACCAGCTCAAGGCCGATCTGGAAGCGCTCGAGGGCCCCAACGGCAACAAGGTCGTCGAACGCGTCGTCGAGAAGGAGGAAGCCTTCCGCGGCGACCACGACGACATCGCGCCGGACCTGGTCGCGATCCCGAACAAAGGCTTCGACCTGAAGTCCGGTTTCAAGGCCGATTCGGACATCTTCACGAGCGGTCCGCGAAACGGCATGCACAGCTTCGACAACACGTCGCTGTACATGGACACGCCCGAAGCCACGATCGGCGACGCCGACCTCTTCGACATCACGCCGACCATCCTCGACCTCCTCGAGGTCGACTACGGCCGCGGCGAGTTTGACGGCGCGAGCCTGCTGTAG
- the gfcR gene encoding transcriptional regulator GfcR, with product MKNVDDLIESAAELAARGLSKGEIADELNVSRETASWLVERSDATTQPSDRPQNGTASPSGPQDIHVDWSAIGRDSKRMSAIAEAMADMLAKHGEDVDLTIGIEKAGGPIATLVARELETDLGTYTPAKHQWEEGDIDELGGTFSRNFAGIRDRECYIVDDTITSGTTMRETIEAIRAEGGEPLACVVLADKQGVEELEGVPVYSLLQVISVGKEE from the coding sequence ATGAAAAACGTCGACGACCTCATCGAGAGCGCGGCCGAGCTCGCAGCCCGGGGCCTCTCGAAGGGAGAGATCGCGGACGAACTGAACGTCTCCCGGGAGACGGCGAGCTGGCTCGTCGAGCGCAGCGACGCGACGACACAGCCAAGCGACCGACCGCAGAACGGCACCGCGAGCCCCAGCGGCCCCCAGGACATCCACGTCGATTGGTCGGCTATCGGCCGGGACAGCAAACGCATGAGCGCGATCGCGGAGGCGATGGCCGACATGCTCGCCAAACACGGCGAGGACGTCGATCTGACGATCGGCATCGAGAAGGCCGGCGGCCCCATCGCGACGCTGGTCGCCCGGGAACTCGAGACCGACCTGGGAACGTACACTCCCGCGAAACACCAGTGGGAGGAGGGCGACATCGATGAGTTAGGCGGCACGTTCAGCCGGAACTTCGCGGGCATCCGCGACCGCGAGTGCTACATCGTCGACGACACGATCACCAGCGGCACGACGATGCGCGAGACCATCGAGGCCATCCGCGCGGAGGGTGGCGAGCCGCTGGCCTGCGTGGTCCTCGCGGACAAGCAGGGCGTCGAGGAACTCGAGGGCGTTCCCGTCTACTCGCTGTTGCAGGTCATCAGCGTCGGGAAGGAGGAGTGA
- a CDS encoding helix-turn-helix domain-containing protein translates to MTTIAELTLSTDEFALAETLQQLPEMEVRVESVVAEGPVRTTPLVWFSNVDPDVIDEALEDDPTVADYQQLLENTDDDEWFYRLQYGEDVGSVCCAVYSNGGTLLDAQVSEGQWTLRLLFPEREELSDAVSAIEEQGARVDVRRMVEAGQDEDLETTAALTEPQQEAIAEAYRQGYYDVPREISLEELANELDISHQALSERLRRANRVLASEQLDEPTGELATE, encoded by the coding sequence ATGACGACGATCGCAGAGCTCACGCTTTCGACCGACGAGTTCGCGCTCGCCGAGACGTTACAGCAACTGCCGGAGATGGAAGTCCGCGTCGAAAGCGTCGTCGCCGAGGGCCCGGTGCGGACGACGCCTCTCGTCTGGTTCTCGAACGTCGATCCCGACGTGATCGACGAGGCCCTCGAGGACGATCCCACCGTCGCCGACTACCAGCAACTCCTCGAGAACACCGACGACGACGAGTGGTTCTACCGCCTCCAGTACGGCGAGGACGTCGGTTCCGTCTGTTGTGCGGTCTACTCCAACGGCGGCACGCTACTCGACGCGCAGGTCAGCGAGGGTCAGTGGACGCTCCGACTGCTCTTCCCCGAGCGCGAGGAACTCTCCGACGCCGTCTCGGCCATCGAGGAACAAGGCGCTCGCGTCGACGTCCGCCGGATGGTCGAAGCCGGCCAGGACGAGGACCTCGAGACGACCGCGGCGCTGACCGAGCCCCAGCAGGAGGCGATCGCCGAAGCCTACCGCCAGGGCTACTACGACGTCCCGCGGGAGATTTCGCTCGAGGAGTTGGCCAACGAACTCGATATCTCTCACCAGGCGTTGTCCGAGCGGCTCCGTCGGGCCAACCGCGTGCTCGCCAGCGAGCAACTCGACGAACCAACGGGCGAACTGGCGACCGAGTAG
- a CDS encoding PadR family transcriptional regulator has product MSEAQSITGEQSIARELTAFQTNILTILAKEPMYGLAIKRELEDYYGTEVNHGRLYPNLDELVDLGLVEKSELDKRTNQYSLTDDGYDAVLDGVQWSLSKIVTDDERADEIRDIVENSY; this is encoded by the coding sequence ATGTCAGAGGCACAATCAATCACCGGCGAACAGAGTATTGCACGCGAACTCACCGCGTTCCAGACCAACATCCTCACGATCCTGGCCAAAGAGCCGATGTACGGCCTGGCGATCAAGCGCGAACTCGAGGACTACTACGGAACGGAAGTAAACCACGGGCGTCTCTACCCGAACCTCGACGAACTCGTCGACCTCGGGCTGGTCGAGAAGAGCGAACTCGACAAGCGAACCAACCAGTACTCGCTGACCGACGACGGCTACGACGCCGTCCTTGACGGCGTCCAGTGGTCGCTCTCGAAGATCGTCACTGACGACGAGCGCGCCGACGAGATCCGCGACATCGTCGAGAACAGCTACTAA
- a CDS encoding glucose 1-dehydrogenase, which translates to MKAIAVEPGAGTPSLIDLPVPEPAPGEALVRTLRVGVDGTDDEVIAGSHGGVPDGDDRLVLGHEAVGVVEDPNGTDLEEGQYVVPTVRRPPAGVETNDYFERGEPDMAPEGAYVERGIVGAHGFMAEYFTSPADCLVPISADLAPVGFLVEPISITEKAIEHAAAARSAFDWQPESVLVLGNGSLGLLTAAMFRTTMGYDRVYCLGRRDRPHPSIAILDELDVTYIDSRETSVPEIPEVYEPMDVVYEATGYAKHAFESIEALAPNGVAALLGVPGDWSFEVEGGRLHRELVLHNKAVVGSVNSNRDHFASAIDTMAGLPSWVIEDVVSGVYGLEEYERAFADPTDDATADDDTTIKTAVEFSHI; encoded by the coding sequence ATGAAAGCTATCGCAGTTGAGCCCGGGGCGGGGACGCCGTCGTTGATCGACCTACCCGTTCCCGAACCAGCACCCGGCGAAGCCCTCGTTCGGACGCTCCGCGTCGGCGTCGACGGCACCGACGACGAGGTCATCGCCGGCAGTCACGGCGGCGTCCCCGACGGCGACGACCGCCTCGTCCTCGGTCACGAGGCCGTCGGCGTCGTTGAAGATCCCAACGGCACCGACCTCGAGGAGGGACAGTACGTCGTCCCAACGGTGCGTCGACCGCCGGCGGGAGTAGAGACGAACGACTACTTCGAGCGCGGCGAGCCCGACATGGCGCCCGAGGGAGCGTACGTCGAGCGCGGAATCGTCGGCGCCCACGGCTTCATGGCCGAATACTTCACGAGTCCCGCCGACTGCCTCGTACCGATCTCCGCCGACCTCGCACCGGTCGGCTTCCTCGTCGAGCCGATCAGCATCACCGAGAAGGCCATCGAACACGCCGCAGCGGCGCGGTCAGCGTTCGACTGGCAGCCTGAATCCGTGCTCGTCCTCGGTAACGGCTCGTTGGGCCTGTTGACGGCGGCGATGTTCCGGACGACAATGGGGTACGACCGGGTCTACTGTCTGGGCCGGCGCGACCGACCCCACCCGTCGATCGCCATCCTCGACGAACTCGACGTGACGTACATCGACTCCCGCGAGACGTCGGTCCCGGAGATTCCGGAGGTTTACGAGCCGATGGACGTCGTCTACGAGGCCACCGGCTACGCGAAACACGCGTTCGAGTCAATCGAGGCGCTCGCACCCAACGGCGTCGCCGCCCTGCTGGGCGTCCCCGGCGACTGGAGCTTTGAAGTCGAGGGCGGTCGCCTCCACCGCGAGCTGGTCTTGCACAACAAGGCCGTCGTCGGCAGTGTCAACTCGAACCGCGACCACTTCGCGTCGGCCATCGATACGATGGCCGGCCTGCCGTCGTGGGTCATCGAAGACGTCGTGAGCGGTGTCTACGGCCTCGAGGAGTACGAACGGGCGTTTGCGGACCCGACCGACGACGCGACTGCCGACGACGACACGACTATAAAAACGGCCGTCGAATTCAGTCACATATGA
- a CDS encoding HAD family hydrolase → MERYDLVYRLYDEYDTDRLREYQAFVDVFPAIDSRVALEHWQGANEELERRKDEIRGDFAAGETFAEVAARADRDQAFTALDLEAKYGRAVNVLVLDVDETLRSAGGTDNEIPRDTLHVLTEFHEAGVPIVICTGQTLENVKGFAIQGLGSEIVHSGNLSIVYEAGTGVFTPGHGADTKQLLYEELDAEIRDVFDDVRARVLPEAPEGLRRGCHLQGNEFNITMKPNYETGSAKARETIDAALVYLIDLLADAVGTALEASRDDGEIELAGETVTDWTRAFYADQDPEIRSVLESEGGYPDIDGDAVPEPLTAVLDRIDVAYYEADAAEIGSLELNKVVGVERALDVLGVDDPFSLVMGDSKSDLRVMKWADEHDAGIAAAPEHASQDTLEHVLETDELVFDRGKSVDVLRTIYAMNRLARLD, encoded by the coding sequence ATGGAACGATACGATCTCGTCTATCGGCTCTACGACGAGTACGACACGGACCGGCTGCGGGAGTACCAGGCGTTCGTCGACGTCTTCCCGGCGATCGACTCCCGCGTCGCACTCGAGCACTGGCAGGGCGCCAACGAGGAACTCGAGCGGCGGAAGGACGAGATCCGTGGCGACTTCGCGGCCGGCGAGACGTTCGCGGAGGTCGCCGCCCGCGCCGACCGCGATCAGGCCTTCACCGCGCTGGACCTCGAGGCCAAGTACGGCCGCGCGGTCAACGTCCTCGTGTTGGACGTCGACGAGACGTTGCGCTCCGCGGGGGGAACGGACAACGAGATTCCCCGCGACACGCTTCACGTCCTGACGGAGTTCCACGAGGCGGGCGTTCCGATCGTCATCTGTACCGGCCAGACCTTGGAGAACGTCAAGGGGTTTGCCATCCAGGGGCTGGGCAGCGAAATCGTCCACTCGGGGAACCTCTCGATCGTCTACGAGGCTGGGACGGGCGTGTTCACGCCGGGCCACGGCGCCGACACGAAGCAACTGCTCTACGAGGAGTTAGACGCCGAGATCCGGGACGTCTTCGACGACGTTCGCGCGCGGGTGCTTCCCGAGGCTCCCGAGGGCCTCCGGCGGGGCTGTCACCTGCAGGGCAACGAGTTCAACATCACGATGAAGCCCAACTACGAGACCGGCTCCGCGAAGGCCCGGGAGACCATCGACGCGGCGCTGGTCTACCTGATCGACCTGCTGGCCGACGCCGTCGGCACCGCCCTCGAGGCGTCGCGCGACGACGGAGAGATCGAGCTCGCGGGCGAGACGGTCACCGACTGGACGCGGGCCTTCTACGCCGATCAGGACCCCGAGATCAGGAGCGTCCTCGAGAGCGAGGGCGGCTATCCCGACATCGATGGCGACGCCGTCCCCGAGCCGCTGACTGCCGTCCTCGACCGGATCGACGTCGCCTACTACGAGGCCGACGCGGCCGAGATCGGCAGCCTCGAGTTGAACAAGGTCGTCGGCGTCGAACGCGCGCTGGACGTGTTGGGCGTCGACGATCCGTTCTCGCTCGTGATGGGCGACTCGAAGAGCGACCTGCGCGTGATGAAGTGGGCCGACGAACACGACGCGGGGATCGCCGCGGCGCCCGAACACGCCTCCCAGGACACCTTAGAGCACGTCCTCGAGACCGACGAACTCGTCTTCGACCGCGGGAAGAGCGTGGACGTGCTGCGGACGATATATGCGATGAACAGACTGGCGCGACTCGATTGA
- a CDS encoding inorganic diphosphatase produces MVNLWEDLETGPNPPEEIYAVVECLKGERNKYEYEKDIPGVVLDRVLHSNVHYPSDYGFIPQSYYDDEDPFDVLVLVEDQTFPGCVIEARPVALMKMDDDGEQDDKVIAVPSEDPRYDHIENLDDIPQQQLDEIDEFFATYKNLEEGKEVETQGWEDKQAAYDAIEHAQELYEENF; encoded by the coding sequence ATGGTCAACCTCTGGGAAGACCTCGAGACCGGACCGAATCCGCCAGAAGAGATCTACGCCGTCGTGGAGTGTCTCAAGGGCGAGCGAAACAAGTACGAGTACGAGAAGGACATCCCGGGCGTCGTCCTCGACCGCGTGCTCCACAGTAACGTCCACTATCCGAGTGACTACGGCTTCATCCCGCAGTCGTACTACGACGACGAGGACCCCTTCGACGTGCTCGTCCTCGTCGAGGATCAGACGTTCCCCGGCTGCGTCATCGAAGCTCGCCCCGTCGCACTGATGAAGATGGACGACGACGGCGAGCAGGACGACAAGGTCATCGCGGTCCCCAGCGAGGATCCGCGCTACGACCACATCGAAAATCTCGACGACATCCCCCAGCAGCAACTCGACGAGATCGACGAGTTCTTCGCGACCTACAAGAACTTGGAGGAAGGCAAGGAAGTCGAGACGCAGGGCTGGGAGGACAAGCAGGCCGCCTACGACGCGATCGAACACGCACAGGAGCTCTACGAGGAGAACTTCTAG
- the rnhA gene encoding ribonuclease HI: MPVIECDVETARARLEEAGVSVESGNTDHERWRASRGSATAVAYDEKVVIQGSNPRDLEALLRESSGRAHVYFDGGSRGNPGPAAIGWVIVTGDGIVAEDGETIGTATNNQAEYEALIAGLEAARDYGYDEVHVRGDSELIVKQVRGEYDTNNPELREKRVTVHELLGPFDEWTLEYVPREVNDRADGLVNEALDEA, from the coding sequence ATGCCGGTCATCGAGTGCGACGTCGAGACGGCTCGAGCACGACTCGAGGAAGCAGGGGTGTCGGTCGAGTCCGGAAACACGGATCACGAGCGTTGGCGGGCGAGCCGCGGCTCTGCGACGGCCGTTGCCTACGACGAGAAGGTCGTCATCCAGGGATCGAACCCGCGGGATCTCGAGGCGCTGTTGCGCGAGAGCAGCGGTCGCGCGCACGTCTACTTCGACGGCGGCTCGCGCGGGAACCCCGGCCCGGCCGCGATCGGCTGGGTGATCGTCACCGGCGACGGGATCGTCGCCGAGGACGGCGAGACGATCGGAACGGCGACCAACAATCAGGCCGAGTACGAGGCGCTGATCGCGGGCCTCGAGGCCGCTCGCGACTACGGCTACGACGAGGTCCACGTCCGCGGCGACTCCGAACTAATCGTCAAGCAGGTCCGCGGCGAGTACGACACCAACAATCCCGAACTCCGCGAAAAGCGCGTCACCGTTCACGAACTGCTCGGCCCATTCGACGAATGGACTCTCGAGTACGTCCCGCGCGAGGTCAACGACCGCGCGGACGGGCTCGTGAACGAGGCCCTCGACGAGGCCTGA
- a CDS encoding endonuclease III domain-containing protein, with translation MSEDDEPAVNISGGVEGGGAATEFDPATADTRAEEIVDRLGELYWQKTYGGQDAFTCLVRTILSQNTSDKASQPAHDALIDRYDGPAVDLAESLAAAEQSRLAETISSAGLYNQKSEVLIRTAEWVLEKFGSAAAFDAFVKDKEPAEVRDTLLSVRGVGPKTADCVLLFAGGRSGVFPVDTHVHRIYRRTGIAPADADHEGVRAVLEREVPAAKCGFGHTATIQFGREYCTARKPACLEDPDACPMADVCDQVGVYPATSEVVDPAATLE, from the coding sequence ATGAGCGAGGACGACGAGCCCGCCGTCAACATCAGCGGCGGCGTCGAGGGCGGCGGCGCTGCGACCGAGTTCGACCCGGCGACGGCCGACACCCGCGCGGAGGAAATCGTCGACCGTCTTGGAGAACTGTATTGGCAGAAAACGTATGGCGGACAGGACGCTTTCACCTGCCTCGTCCGCACGATCCTGAGTCAGAACACCAGCGACAAGGCGAGCCAGCCGGCTCACGACGCGCTGATCGACAGGTATGACGGGCCTGCTGTTGACCTCGCCGAGTCGCTTGCAGCGGCCGAGCAGTCTCGCCTCGCGGAGACGATCAGTTCCGCGGGCCTCTACAACCAGAAATCGGAGGTGCTGATCCGAACCGCCGAGTGGGTCCTCGAGAAGTTCGGCTCCGCCGCGGCGTTCGACGCGTTCGTCAAGGACAAGGAGCCCGCCGAGGTCCGCGACACGCTCCTTTCGGTTCGCGGCGTCGGGCCGAAGACCGCCGACTGCGTCCTGCTGTTCGCGGGCGGCCGCAGCGGCGTTTTCCCCGTTGACACGCACGTCCACCGGATCTACCGCCGCACGGGCATCGCGCCCGCGGACGCCGACCACGAGGGCGTTCGCGCGGTGCTCGAGCGCGAGGTGCCCGCCGCCAAGTGCGGCTTCGGCCACACCGCGACGATCCAGTTCGGTCGGGAGTACTGCACGGCGCGCAAGCCAGCCTGTCTCGAGGATCCCGACGCCTGCCCGATGGCCGACGTGTGCGATCAGGTGGGCGTCTACCCCGCGACGAGCGAGGTCGTCGATCCCGCAGCGACGCTCGAGTAA
- a CDS encoding DUF7108 family protein, translating to MTDSNESLAETGADSEDGAGDLETTELPADIVDEAERLTRIARETPDENEAEARRERRATLLSEYNFTARVRDDDGGDTLVLHPAEWHDSEQGVIRTDRIADLSRAVEIPLEGTGDPDDWNDVAARNRELVERVRENHGDVHGDNAATLADFASNHYAKPIEELTDAELREFRTEYFVRNAWPSAEQRDAIAESIELISETADRSVPDRRGR from the coding sequence ATGACTGACTCGAACGAATCGCTTGCCGAAACCGGCGCCGACTCCGAGGACGGAGCCGGCGACCTTGAGACCACGGAACTTCCTGCTGACATCGTCGACGAGGCCGAACGGCTCACGCGGATCGCACGCGAGACGCCCGACGAGAACGAGGCCGAAGCGCGCAGGGAGCGGCGCGCGACGCTTCTCTCCGAGTACAATTTCACCGCCCGGGTTCGCGACGACGACGGCGGCGACACCCTCGTCCTCCATCCCGCGGAGTGGCACGACAGTGAACAGGGCGTCATCCGGACCGACCGAATCGCCGACCTCTCGCGCGCGGTCGAAATCCCCCTCGAGGGAACGGGCGATCCGGACGATTGGAACGACGTCGCGGCGCGCAACCGGGAACTTGTCGAGCGCGTCCGCGAGAACCACGGCGACGTCCACGGTGACAACGCCGCGACGCTCGCCGATTTCGCGAGCAACCACTACGCGAAGCCGATCGAGGAGCTCACGGACGCGGAGCTCCGGGAGTTCCGTACCGAGTACTTCGTGAGAAATGCGTGGCCGTCCGCCGAACAGCGGGACGCGATCGCGGAATCGATCGAGCTGATCTCCGAGACGGCCGATCGTTCGGTCCCCGACCGTCGGGGCCGATAA
- a CDS encoding DUF4399 domain-containing protein: MTRTPTRRQYLTASAVAGVAAIAGCGGDSNEDEGPDENETDDEPVENVNYSDPEGELAFVDPQDGAEVSNPVGIEMEVENFELQPVGEDTTPENGAGHLHVIVDEGCVEPEYVIPLEDGFYHLSDGELETELELEPGDHDLCAQAGDAQHNAYDMTDEISITVTEGDGGESGNESADGNGNESDGESNSSDE, translated from the coding sequence ATGACACGAACACCGACGCGACGCCAGTACCTCACCGCAAGCGCTGTGGCCGGAGTCGCCGCGATCGCCGGCTGTGGCGGCGACTCAAACGAAGACGAAGGACCCGACGAGAACGAGACCGACGACGAACCCGTCGAGAACGTCAACTACTCGGATCCGGAGGGCGAGCTCGCGTTCGTCGACCCGCAAGACGGCGCCGAGGTCTCGAACCCCGTCGGAATCGAAATGGAGGTCGAGAACTTCGAACTACAGCCGGTTGGCGAGGATACGACGCCCGAGAACGGGGCCGGACACCTCCACGTGATCGTCGACGAAGGCTGTGTCGAACCGGAGTACGTGATTCCCCTGGAAGACGGCTTTTACCACCTCTCGGACGGCGAACTCGAGACCGAACTCGAACTCGAGCCGGGGGATCACGACCTCTGTGCCCAGGCCGGTGACGCCCAGCACAACGCCTACGACATGACCGACGAGATCTCGATCACGGTCACCGAGGGCGACGGCGGGGAGAGCGGAAACGAGAGCGCGGACGGTAACGGGAACGAATCCGACGGCGAGAGCAACTCGAGCGACGAGTAA
- a CDS encoding transcription initiation factor IIB — translation MTRSTRQRERTRETDETEDQEGVRACPECESDNLVKDSDRGELICEDCGLVVEEEKIDPGPEWRAFNHQERQEKSRVGAPTTQTMHDKGLTTTIDWKDKDAYGRSISSKKRSQMHRLRKWQERIRTKDAGERNLQFALSEIDRMASALGVPRSVREVASVIYRRALKEDLIRGRSIEGVATSALYAACRKEGIPRSLEEISEVSRVERKEIGRTYRYISQELGLEMRPVDPKKYVPRFCSELELSEEVQTKANEIIEKTAEEGLLSGKSPTGYAAAAIYAASLLCNEKKTQREVADVAQVTEVTIRNRYQEQIEAMGIHG, via the coding sequence ATGACACGGTCCACCCGCCAGCGGGAGCGAACGCGTGAGACGGACGAGACCGAGGATCAGGAAGGGGTACGCGCTTGCCCCGAGTGTGAATCGGACAATCTCGTAAAGGACTCCGACCGGGGTGAGCTCATCTGTGAAGACTGTGGGCTCGTCGTGGAGGAGGAAAAAATTGACCCCGGCCCGGAGTGGCGGGCGTTCAATCATCAGGAGCGACAGGAGAAGTCCCGCGTCGGCGCGCCGACGACCCAGACGATGCACGACAAGGGACTGACGACGACCATCGACTGGAAGGACAAAGACGCCTACGGTCGCTCCATCTCCTCGAAGAAGCGCAGTCAGATGCACCGACTGCGCAAGTGGCAGGAACGCATCCGTACCAAAGACGCCGGGGAGCGGAATCTACAGTTCGCGCTCAGCGAGATCGACCGGATGGCCTCCGCGCTCGGGGTCCCTCGGTCCGTCCGCGAGGTCGCCTCAGTCATCTATCGCCGTGCACTGAAAGAAGACCTCATCCGTGGCCGCTCGATCGAAGGCGTGGCCACCTCCGCGCTGTACGCCGCCTGTCGGAAGGAAGGCATCCCGCGCTCCCTCGAGGAAATCTCGGAAGTCTCTCGCGTCGAACGCAAAGAGATCGGTCGCACGTATCGGTACATCTCGCAGGAACTCGGTCTCGAGATGCGCCCCGTCGACCCGAAAAAGTACGTCCCCCGCTTCTGTTCCGAACTCGAACTCTCCGAGGAAGTCCAGACCAAGGCCAACGAGATCATCGAGAAGACCGCCGAGGAAGGACTCCTCTCGGGCAAGTCGCCCACCGGCTACGCGGCCGCCGCGATCTACGCCGCCTCGCTGCTCTGTAACGAGAAGAAGACCCAGCGAGAGGTCGCCGACGTCGCGCAGGTCACGGAAGTGACCATCCGGAATCGGTACCAGGAACAGATTGAAGCGATGGGAATCCACGGCTAA